Below is a genomic region from Nitrospiraceae bacterium.
AGATGATTTTTTTGTAATGAAGGCTCAAGGGGCACGGATGAATCAACGGGTGATTCTTTTTAAGATGCCAAAAGAATGTATTACGTGGAGTGAATCAATGGCGAAGGGTATCGGGTAGGGAAAAATAAGGTGTGTTGAAATCATCAAAGAGGAAAATATGCACTTTTTTCTGTCAGGCTGTTTCTATGGATGTCATAACCAGTAGAAAAAGCAGGTATTCTTTAAGTCGATAGTTTCATACACACGTGTTGAGAAATTAAAGATGAGACCCCCAGGGTGGACTGAATGGTCACTGTTCCCCGATTAATGAGTCGATTGTATTTTCCAATTAGGTCGCGTCCTGGATACTGGAATTCCGGGTTGACTCTTAAGGTCAAATTTTGAGGGAGGAGATTTGTGTGATGGATGGGTATCGGGGCAAAAGACAGGAAAGGCAATGGAGAGTCCTCCCCGTGTTCATCGTGGGGTTGGTGTTGTGGGCTCTGCCGAGCGGAGGAATGGTGAGTGCCTATCAGGAAGAGGTGGTTGCCGGTGGAGGGTCGATCACTGGCGTTATGAAATTTGAGGGAATTGTTCCAACGTCCAAATCCTATAAAGTCACCATGGGAAGCAATCCCGAATTCTGTCAGACCATTGCGGACAAAAAAGGGTTCATCAATATTCCGAAAGTCCGTGTGTCTTCCAAACTGCACCTGGCGGATGTAGTCGTTTTTCTGCAAGAAGTTGATCGTGGGAAACCTCTCCCGAAAGAAGGGCCGATCCTGGCGGTGGACCGATGTCAATTTGTGCCACGAGTCATCGGTACCGTGGCTGATCAAAATCTCCGGCTGGCTATGCGCGATCCCATTCTTCATCAGATTCGGGGGTGGGAAATGTTGGATAATGGCCGGCTGCCGCTTTTTCATATTCCCGATTTGGGAGAGGGGGGCGAAGCCACGCTTCCACTCAAAACACGGCGTAGCAGCATTATCAAATGGTCATGTGATCAACACAGCTTTATGGAAGGTTGGCTTTTGTTAACCGCGAATCCGTATGTGACGGTATCCGACGACCACGGGCTTTTTCGATTGACGGATATTCCTGCTGGCACACATACGGTCGGGGCCTGGCATCCGGTGCTGGGTTATCAGGAAACCAAGATAACGCTCATTGCGGGCCGACAGGAAACCCTCGAACTCACGTTCGTATCCC
It encodes:
- a CDS encoding carboxypeptidase regulatory-like domain-containing protein, which translates into the protein MDGYRGKRQERQWRVLPVFIVGLVLWALPSGGMVSAYQEEVVAGGGSITGVMKFEGIVPTSKSYKVTMGSNPEFCQTIADKKGFINIPKVRVSSKLHLADVVVFLQEVDRGKPLPKEGPILAVDRCQFVPRVIGTVADQNLRLAMRDPILHQIRGWEMLDNGRLPLFHIPDLGEGGEATLPLKTRRSSIIKWSCDQHSFMEGWLLLTANPYVTVSDDHGLFRLTDIPAGTHTVGAWHPVLGYQETKITLIAGRQETLELTFVSPSNP